The Campylobacterota bacterium genome window below encodes:
- the ribD gene encoding bifunctional diaminohydroxyphosphoribosylaminopyrimidine deaminase/5-amino-6-(5-phosphoribosylamino)uracil reductase RibD, with translation MERSLPAHPMRLALDAAWEYQLLTFPNPAVGAVCIGPSGEILSVGAHKKAGGPHAEVYALRDAYTRLSGDTDIAECDDAHLLHDYLRTHHNGIFHDVSMAVTLEPCSHSGKTPSCAMLIRDLGIKRVDIACKDPNPAAAGGARILTDSGIACTAGVMEEEGKALLEPFSRWQNGTFAFFKWAQRLDGTVDGGIISSYGSRTHVHDLRDKCDLLVIGGNTVRCDRPTLDARMVGGRAPDVLIYSRGGDFDPSIPLFSVSGRKVYIESTLERIRDYRLVMIEGGAGMMAACAPHCDWYLSYIAPRSGGGSVGMRSVTEEFEVLHATIPDDIRLWMKTIRKKPE, from the coding sequence ATGGAACGCTCACTCCCCGCCCACCCGATGCGACTCGCGCTCGATGCGGCGTGGGAATATCAGTTGCTCACTTTTCCCAACCCCGCCGTCGGTGCCGTCTGTATCGGCCCCTCGGGCGAGATCCTCTCGGTCGGTGCCCACAAAAAAGCGGGCGGCCCCCATGCGGAAGTCTACGCCCTGCGCGATGCGTATACCCGCCTCAGCGGCGATACGGACATCGCGGAGTGCGACGACGCGCATCTCCTCCACGATTACCTCCGGACGCACCACAACGGTATTTTTCACGACGTTTCCATGGCCGTGACGCTCGAGCCGTGTTCCCACAGCGGTAAAACCCCTTCGTGCGCGATGCTGATCCGCGACCTGGGGATCAAACGCGTCGACATCGCCTGCAAGGATCCCAACCCCGCAGCCGCGGGGGGAGCCCGGATACTGACGGATTCGGGAATCGCATGCACTGCGGGGGTGATGGAAGAGGAAGGCAAAGCGTTGCTGGAACCGTTTTCGCGGTGGCAGAACGGGACGTTTGCATTTTTCAAATGGGCCCAGAGACTCGACGGTACCGTAGACGGCGGCATCATCAGCTCCTATGGTTCACGTACCCACGTACACGATCTTCGAGACAAATGCGATCTGCTGGTCATCGGCGGCAACACGGTACGCTGTGACCGACCGACCCTCGATGCCCGGATGGTCGGCGGCCGCGCCCCGGATGTACTGATCTACTCGCGCGGGGGCGATTTTGACCCCTCGATCCCCCTGTTTAGCGTCAGTGGCCGGAAGGTTTACATCGAGTCTACGCTGGAGAGGATCCGCGACTACCGCCTCGTGATGATCGAGGGGGGCGCGGGTATGATGGCCGCGTGTGCACCGCATTGTGACTGGTATCTGAGTTACATTGCCCCAAGATCGGGGGGCGGATCGGTCGGAATGCGAAGCGTTACAGAGGAGTTTGAGGTACTGCACGCTACAATCCCTGACGATATACGCCTTTGGATGAAAACCATACGAAAGAAGCCTGAGTGA
- a CDS encoding ribosome maturation factor RimP, giving the protein MSLETDIQKMVESIGLSLYDTAILNENGHTIFRVSVTAPGGVNLDQCVEATHLISPLLDVTPPVGGEYRLEVSSPGIERKLKTLEHFKRSIGEKVVLSTMEKEKYEGELSAVEGEEILLQTAEGEKKIPFRSISKAKTYFEW; this is encoded by the coding sequence ATGAGTCTCGAAACCGATATCCAAAAAATGGTCGAATCGATCGGGCTTTCCCTGTACGATACGGCGATCCTGAATGAAAACGGACACACGATTTTCCGCGTCAGCGTCACGGCGCCCGGCGGGGTCAACCTCGATCAGTGCGTCGAAGCGACCCACCTGATTTCGCCCCTGCTCGACGTCACGCCTCCGGTCGGCGGAGAGTACCGCCTTGAAGTGAGTTCTCCGGGGATTGAGCGTAAACTCAAGACGCTGGAACACTTCAAACGTTCGATCGGCGAAAAAGTAGTCCTCTCGACCATGGAAAAAGAGAAGTACGAAGGGGAACTCTCCGCCGTCGAAGGCGAAGAGATTCTTCTTCAGACCGCTGAAGGGGAGAAAAAGATCCCTTTCCGCTCCATCAGCAAGGCCAAAACCTACTTCGAGTGGTAA
- the rbfA gene encoding 30S ribosome-binding factor RbfA, which translates to MTPAEIKLKRTESVLKELIPEAISQLSDERLREVDVVDVQCSKGRSDAKVYLDPSVFSPEEQRVFLKLLEKARPLIEEYCMREQGWFRSPKLAFVFDDTLERSKKIEALFAQIAKEKKE; encoded by the coding sequence GTGACACCCGCAGAAATCAAACTCAAACGGACCGAATCGGTTCTCAAAGAGCTGATTCCCGAGGCGATTTCGCAACTCTCCGACGAGCGGCTGCGCGAAGTCGACGTCGTCGACGTTCAGTGTTCCAAAGGGCGAAGTGACGCCAAGGTCTATCTTGACCCGAGCGTTTTTTCTCCCGAAGAGCAGCGTGTTTTCCTCAAGCTCCTCGAAAAAGCACGCCCCCTGATCGAAGAGTACTGCATGCGCGAGCAGGGGTGGTTCCGTTCGCCGAAGCTGGCGTTCGTCTTTGACGATACGCTCGAAAGAAGCAAAAAAATCGAAGCGCTGTTCGCCCAGATCGCCAAGGAGAAGAAAGAATGA